The following are encoded together in the Neofelis nebulosa isolate mNeoNeb1 chromosome 9, mNeoNeb1.pri, whole genome shotgun sequence genome:
- the TUBB1 gene encoding tubulin beta-1 chain isoform X1: MREIVHIQIGQCGNQIGAKFWEVIGKEHGIDAAGGYFGDCALQLERISVYYNEAHGGKYVPRALLVDLEPGTMDSIRSSQLGALFHPDGFIYGNSGAGNNWAKGHYTEGAELAESVLDAVRSASEACDCLQGFQLVHSLGGGTGAGMGTLLLSRIREDFPDRILNAFSVLPSPKVSDTVVEPYNAVLSLRQLARHADACFCIDNEALYDICFRTLKLAAPSYGDLNHLVSLTMSGVTTSLRFPGQLNADLRKLAVNMVPFPRLHFFTPGFAPLTSRDGRQYRALTVAELTQQVFDARNAMAACDPRRGRYLTVACFFRGRMSTKEVDEQMLAVQTRHSACFVDWIPNNVKVAVCDIPPPGLGMAATFVGNSTAVQELFGRVSEHFSAMFRRRAFVHWYTCEGMDVGEFAEAESDIHDLVSEYQQLQDARAVPEEDGDVVGEAEMEPEDGPRAPGGAV; the protein is encoded by the exons ATGCGTGAAATCGTACACATTCAGATCGGCCAGTGTGGTAACCAGATCGGAGCCAAG TTCTGGGAGGTGATTGGCAAGGAGCATGGGATCGACGCGGCGGGGGGCTACTTTGGTGACTGTGCCTTGCAGCTGGAGAGGATCAGCGTGTATTACAACGAGGCCCACG GTGGGAAGTACGTGCCGCGGGCCCTGCTGGTGGATCTGGAGCCGGGGACGATGGACAGCATCCGCTCCAGCCAACTGGGAGCCCTCTTTCACCCGGACGGCTTCATCTACG gTAACTCTGGGGCCGGCAACAACTGGGCCAAGGGCCACTACACGGAGGGCGCCGAGCTGGCCGAGAGCGTGCTGGACGCCGTGCGCAGCGCCAGCGAGGCCTGCGACTGCCTGCAAGGCTTCCAGCTGGTGCACTCGCTGGGCGGCGGCACGGGCGCGGGCATGGGCACGCTGCTGCTGAGCCGGATCCGCGAGGACTTCCCCGACCGCATCCTGAACGCCTTCAGCGTCCTGCCGTCGCCCAAGGTGTCGGACACGGTGGTGGAGCCCTACAACGCCGTGCTGTCCCTGCGGCAGCTGGCGCGGCACGCCGACGCCTGCTTCTGCATCGACAACGAGGCCCTGTACGACATCTGCTTCCGCACGCTCAAGCTGGCCGCGCCCAGCTACGGCGACCTCAACCACCTGGTGTCCCTGACCATGAGCGGCGTCACCACGTCCCTGCGCTTCCCGGGCCAGCTCAACGCCGACCTGCGCAAGCTGGCCGTGAACATGGTGCCCTTCCCGCGCCTGCACTTTTTCACGCCCGGCTTCGCGCCGCTCACCAGCCGCGACGGCCGCCAGTACCGCGCGCTCACGGTGGCCGAGCTCACGCAGCAGGTGTTCGACGCGCGCAACGCCATGGCCGCCTGCGACCCGCGCCGCGGCCGCTACCTGACGGTGGCCTGCTTCTTCCGCGGGCGCATGTCCACCAAGGAAGTGGACGAGCAGATGCTCGCCGTGCAGACGCGCCACAGCGCCTGCTTCGTGGACTGGATCCCCAACAACGTCAAGGTGGCCGTCTGCGACATCCCGCCGCCGGGGCTCGGCATGGCCGCCACCTTCGTGGGCAACAGCACGGCGGTGCAGGAGCTGTTCGGCCGCGTGTCCGAGCACTTCTCGGCCATGTTCCGGAGGAGGGCGTTCGTGCACTGGTACACCTGCGAGGGCATGGACGTCGGCGAGTTTGCCGAGGCCGAGAGCGACATCCACGACCTGGTGTCCGAGTACCAGCAGCTTCAAGACGCCAGAGCGGTTCCCGAGGAAGACGGAGACGTCgtgggggaggcagagatggAACCGGAAGACGGGCCCCGGGCACCTGGCGGGGCCGTGTGA
- the TUBB1 gene encoding tubulin beta-1 chain isoform X2, with product MDSIRSSQLGALFHPDGFIYGNSGAGNNWAKGHYTEGAELAESVLDAVRSASEACDCLQGFQLVHSLGGGTGAGMGTLLLSRIREDFPDRILNAFSVLPSPKVSDTVVEPYNAVLSLRQLARHADACFCIDNEALYDICFRTLKLAAPSYGDLNHLVSLTMSGVTTSLRFPGQLNADLRKLAVNMVPFPRLHFFTPGFAPLTSRDGRQYRALTVAELTQQVFDARNAMAACDPRRGRYLTVACFFRGRMSTKEVDEQMLAVQTRHSACFVDWIPNNVKVAVCDIPPPGLGMAATFVGNSTAVQELFGRVSEHFSAMFRRRAFVHWYTCEGMDVGEFAEAESDIHDLVSEYQQLQDARAVPEEDGDVVGEAEMEPEDGPRAPGGAV from the exons ATGGACAGCATCCGCTCCAGCCAACTGGGAGCCCTCTTTCACCCGGACGGCTTCATCTACG gTAACTCTGGGGCCGGCAACAACTGGGCCAAGGGCCACTACACGGAGGGCGCCGAGCTGGCCGAGAGCGTGCTGGACGCCGTGCGCAGCGCCAGCGAGGCCTGCGACTGCCTGCAAGGCTTCCAGCTGGTGCACTCGCTGGGCGGCGGCACGGGCGCGGGCATGGGCACGCTGCTGCTGAGCCGGATCCGCGAGGACTTCCCCGACCGCATCCTGAACGCCTTCAGCGTCCTGCCGTCGCCCAAGGTGTCGGACACGGTGGTGGAGCCCTACAACGCCGTGCTGTCCCTGCGGCAGCTGGCGCGGCACGCCGACGCCTGCTTCTGCATCGACAACGAGGCCCTGTACGACATCTGCTTCCGCACGCTCAAGCTGGCCGCGCCCAGCTACGGCGACCTCAACCACCTGGTGTCCCTGACCATGAGCGGCGTCACCACGTCCCTGCGCTTCCCGGGCCAGCTCAACGCCGACCTGCGCAAGCTGGCCGTGAACATGGTGCCCTTCCCGCGCCTGCACTTTTTCACGCCCGGCTTCGCGCCGCTCACCAGCCGCGACGGCCGCCAGTACCGCGCGCTCACGGTGGCCGAGCTCACGCAGCAGGTGTTCGACGCGCGCAACGCCATGGCCGCCTGCGACCCGCGCCGCGGCCGCTACCTGACGGTGGCCTGCTTCTTCCGCGGGCGCATGTCCACCAAGGAAGTGGACGAGCAGATGCTCGCCGTGCAGACGCGCCACAGCGCCTGCTTCGTGGACTGGATCCCCAACAACGTCAAGGTGGCCGTCTGCGACATCCCGCCGCCGGGGCTCGGCATGGCCGCCACCTTCGTGGGCAACAGCACGGCGGTGCAGGAGCTGTTCGGCCGCGTGTCCGAGCACTTCTCGGCCATGTTCCGGAGGAGGGCGTTCGTGCACTGGTACACCTGCGAGGGCATGGACGTCGGCGAGTTTGCCGAGGCCGAGAGCGACATCCACGACCTGGTGTCCGAGTACCAGCAGCTTCAAGACGCCAGAGCGGTTCCCGAGGAAGACGGAGACGTCgtgggggaggcagagatggAACCGGAAGACGGGCCCCGGGCACCTGGCGGGGCCGTGTGA